Proteins encoded in a region of the Nitrospirota bacterium genome:
- a CDS encoding NYN domain-containing protein — translation MALHLIVDGYNLLAQTGRIGGASMHSEIAREAFLRDLAAYRQRKSHAITVVFDGWQQGWGTERREHRLGLEVIFSRRGEKADQVIQRLAAEFGSDCAVVSSDREIVDFARAQGAFVMKAQEFVVKLQSLSSVPGASLHKELDTGEDLRPKRGLEKRGNPRKLPKAQRQRSRQLKRF, via the coding sequence ATGGCGCTTCACTTGATCGTGGATGGCTACAATTTGCTGGCTCAGACTGGCCGGATCGGCGGAGCAAGCATGCATTCTGAAATAGCACGCGAGGCCTTCTTGCGCGATTTGGCAGCCTATCGCCAACGGAAGTCCCATGCGATTACCGTGGTTTTTGATGGTTGGCAACAGGGTTGGGGGACGGAACGGCGCGAGCATCGGTTGGGGCTTGAAGTGATTTTCTCTCGGCGCGGAGAGAAAGCGGATCAGGTGATCCAGCGTCTGGCCGCTGAGTTCGGATCCGATTGCGCGGTGGTGAGTTCCGATCGTGAGATCGTCGACTTTGCGAGGGCGCAAGGCGCGTTTGTGATGAAGGCTCAGGAATTTGTCGTGAAATTGCAGAGTCTGTCGAGCGTACCTGGTGCATCCCTGCATAAAGAATTGGATACAGGAGAGGACTTGCGACCGAAGCGAGGTCTGGAGAAGCGAGGGAATCCCAGAAAGTTGCCCAAGGCCCAGCGGCAGCGCAGCCGGCAGCTCAAGCGATTTTGA
- a CDS encoding TatD family hydrolase — MLFDTHTHLDDARYDEDRDAMIARAREAGVEAFVTIGCDLATSQAAVSLAEQQPSVYASIGVHPHEVKHILDGWYDEFRRLAQSNKVVAYGEIGLDYHYNHSSPEEQRARFREQIQLARELKLPVIIHTREAQDDTISILKEEKASEIGGVFHCFSGDAWLAKDALDLGFYLSFSGILTFQSATMLRDIAKTAPLDRLLIETDCPYLTPMPHRGKRNEPAYVSFVAHKLAELHADVPGMSVETIGRITTDNAKRLFKIA, encoded by the coding sequence ATGCTCTTCGATACCCATACCCATCTGGACGATGCCCGCTACGATGAGGATCGTGATGCGATGATCGCCCGCGCCAGGGAAGCCGGCGTCGAGGCCTTCGTCACCATCGGCTGCGATCTGGCGACCAGCCAGGCGGCCGTGTCATTGGCCGAACAACAACCCTCCGTCTATGCCTCCATCGGCGTCCATCCGCATGAAGTGAAACATATTCTCGATGGTTGGTATGACGAGTTTCGTCGTCTGGCTCAGAGCAACAAAGTGGTTGCCTATGGCGAGATCGGCCTCGACTACCACTACAACCATTCCTCGCCAGAGGAACAGCGCGCACGGTTCCGCGAACAAATCCAGCTCGCTCGCGAACTGAAGCTTCCGGTGATCATTCACACCAGAGAAGCCCAGGACGATACGATTTCAATTTTGAAAGAAGAGAAGGCCTCGGAGATCGGCGGGGTATTTCACTGTTTCTCAGGGGATGCCTGGCTGGCGAAGGATGCGCTGGATTTAGGATTTTACCTCTCGTTCTCCGGGATTCTCACATTTCAGAGCGCGACGATGCTCCGAGACATCGCGAAGACGGCTCCATTGGACCGGCTGCTCATTGAAACCGACTGCCCCTACCTGACGCCGATGCCGCACCGAGGAAAACGAAACGAACCGGCCTATGTGTCATTCGTTGCGCACAAACTAGCGGAGTTGCATGCCGATGTGCCGGGCATGTCGGTCGAAACTATCGGACGCATCACGACCGACAACGCCAAACGCCTGTTCAAAATCGCTTGA
- a CDS encoding 3-deoxy-7-phosphoheptulonate synthase produces MQRPLDNQHIIEIKPLPSPREIKAKLPVTDQAAALVVETRTAIRNILHGQDRERLLIIVGPCSIHDPEAAYEYAAKLKPVADALRDQLLIVMRTYFEKPRTTVGWKGLINDPHLDGTCDIATGMELARSILLKINQSGMPCATELLDPISPQYVADLISWTAIGARTTESQTHREIASGVSMPVGFKNGTEGSLQVAVNAMTSARATHHFLGINAEGQTSIIKTTGNPDRHIVLRGGGGKTNYDAEHVAKAEAAVAGEGIARPVMIDCSHDNSSKDHKRQSLVARYAIEQFREGRQSIMGLMIESNLHPGKQTWKQGISLAHGVSITDACLGWDETEALLNELANTIAAKPA; encoded by the coding sequence ATGCAGAGACCTCTCGACAACCAACATATCATTGAAATCAAACCGCTGCCTTCCCCCCGCGAAATCAAAGCCAAGCTCCCGGTTACCGATCAGGCCGCGGCACTCGTGGTGGAAACCAGAACGGCCATCCGGAACATCCTCCATGGGCAAGACCGCGAGCGCCTGCTCATCATTGTCGGCCCCTGCTCGATCCATGACCCGGAAGCCGCCTACGAATATGCCGCCAAGCTGAAGCCGGTCGCCGATGCGTTGCGCGATCAACTCCTGATCGTGATGCGCACCTACTTCGAGAAACCTCGAACGACGGTCGGCTGGAAAGGTCTCATCAACGACCCTCACCTGGATGGCACTTGCGATATCGCCACCGGCATGGAACTGGCCAGATCGATTCTTCTCAAAATCAACCAATCCGGCATGCCTTGCGCCACAGAATTGCTCGACCCCATTAGTCCTCAGTACGTCGCCGATCTGATCAGCTGGACGGCCATCGGGGCCCGCACCACGGAAAGCCAAACTCATCGGGAAATTGCCAGCGGTGTGTCGATGCCGGTCGGTTTTAAAAATGGAACCGAAGGCAGCTTGCAAGTCGCGGTCAATGCCATGACGTCCGCACGCGCCACGCACCACTTCCTCGGGATCAATGCCGAGGGCCAAACGTCGATCATCAAGACGACGGGCAACCCGGACCGGCACATCGTCCTCCGCGGCGGTGGCGGAAAAACCAATTACGACGCCGAGCATGTGGCCAAAGCCGAAGCGGCTGTGGCCGGGGAAGGCATCGCCCGCCCCGTCATGATCGACTGCTCGCACGACAACTCGAGCAAAGACCATAAGCGCCAAAGCCTCGTCGCCCGATATGCGATCGAGCAATTCCGTGAAGGCCGCCAATCCATCATGGGCCTGATGATCGAAAGCAATCTTCACCCGGGCAAACAAACCTGGAAACAAGGCATCTCCCTCGCCCACGGGGTATCCATCACCGATGCTTGCCTCGGCTGGGACGAGACCGAAGCCCTCTTGAATGAACTGGCCAACACGATCGCGGCCAAACCAGCCTAG
- a CDS encoding TonB-dependent receptor has protein sequence MRPIGWLFIIRAVCLCAGLTFTHQGHVVAAEPNLITGSVQNQDLRRVGQVLVEVKDQEGSLVTTGVSNDAGEFSIPVPADGTYSLSAVQDTYRSEYVVLKIGTEVPNPITLTLSKTREIALEVWSPLVPIQYKASSETYSVSRKDIEELPRGNNVELHDVLVTIPSAAYGALKQVHIRQEHANIQLRIDGVPIPDTVSSAFSDVISPRAWERADIILGGMEAQYGNRTAAVLDITTKSGTKPGFGSAQMFGGSNNTVNPSFEYGGTIGEKFRYYVLNSYTSTNRGIEPPTLGHSIFHGQSERNQTFIRGDYQHNNSNNFSWVFLNSVAKHQIPTSPNGTLDPSGQMLPLLQASRPGFTPVAPQAIDENQKENNQYGHMVWRHDVNSSNFFSLSGYVRHTRATFRTDPYNVLAYTADPTESFSAGSQDRSAYSSGVRLDHTYMPSKEHVVKAGFQIDRTQAVNKTRLFTFADDGAGNPTGDVLSLNADNRLIGWRQEFWVQDQWSPNDRWTFNLGVRGDAVQYLRNEGQISPRVGVTYKADRANVFHAFYGRQFTPPNLEAISFAKLNTAGTKAAPEDTTNNTVRAERAHYFEAGSYHALSRWATLELTGYYKLANFLADAGQFGTTPLLNYFAFERGWTRGIDGALKLQLMDNVTARGNVAWGQCKGYGLQSGHFLLEATEIQDINSKGGINCDHQQTLTSSAVVAYRFLERTTLTGQMLFSSGLRASEEGGKTNSTHSPSYTTYNMSLTHVISLPWDGQKFLVGFDVVNLLDQKYFINQGEGNIGLGVSHAGMPRSFFFRGQWFF, from the coding sequence ATGCGACCGATCGGTTGGCTTTTCATTATTCGTGCGGTCTGTCTCTGTGCCGGTCTCACGTTTACTCATCAGGGTCATGTCGTAGCGGCTGAGCCCAATCTGATCACCGGATCTGTTCAGAATCAGGATCTTCGGCGAGTGGGTCAGGTGCTTGTCGAGGTGAAGGATCAAGAAGGATCGTTGGTGACGACCGGCGTCTCGAACGATGCCGGTGAGTTCAGCATTCCCGTTCCTGCCGATGGCACCTATTCGCTCAGTGCCGTACAAGATACCTATCGCAGCGAATATGTCGTGCTCAAGATCGGGACCGAGGTTCCCAACCCCATTACGCTAACCCTCTCTAAGACGAGGGAGATCGCACTTGAAGTATGGTCGCCCCTCGTACCGATTCAATATAAAGCGTCGAGCGAAACCTATTCGGTCAGCCGAAAGGACATTGAAGAATTGCCGCGTGGCAACAATGTCGAATTGCACGATGTGCTGGTGACGATCCCGAGTGCCGCCTATGGCGCGCTCAAGCAGGTCCATATCCGGCAGGAGCATGCCAATATTCAGCTTCGAATCGACGGCGTGCCGATTCCTGATACCGTGTCCAGCGCCTTCTCCGATGTGATTTCGCCGCGGGCCTGGGAACGGGCCGACATCATTCTTGGAGGCATGGAGGCGCAGTATGGCAACAGGACGGCTGCGGTCCTGGACATTACCACGAAGAGCGGCACCAAGCCTGGGTTCGGATCCGCGCAAATGTTCGGCGGGTCGAACAACACGGTCAATCCGTCGTTCGAATATGGGGGCACGATTGGCGAGAAGTTTCGATACTATGTGCTGAACAGTTATACCTCGACGAATCGCGGGATCGAACCGCCGACGCTGGGCCATTCTATTTTTCACGGGCAAAGTGAGCGGAATCAGACATTCATCCGTGGCGACTATCAGCACAATAATTCGAACAACTTCTCGTGGGTGTTTTTGAATTCCGTCGCGAAGCATCAAATCCCCACGTCCCCGAATGGAACACTCGATCCCAGCGGACAGATGCTGCCGCTCCTCCAAGCGAGCCGGCCAGGATTCACGCCGGTGGCCCCTCAGGCCATCGACGAAAATCAAAAGGAGAATAATCAATATGGGCACATGGTGTGGCGGCACGATGTGAATAGCAGCAACTTCTTCAGCCTCTCCGGGTATGTCCGCCATACCAGAGCCACCTTTCGAACGGATCCATACAACGTCCTGGCGTACACAGCCGATCCGACTGAATCCTTTTCCGCCGGTAGCCAGGATCGGAGCGCGTATTCGAGCGGAGTCCGACTGGATCACACCTACATGCCAAGCAAGGAGCATGTAGTCAAAGCCGGGTTCCAGATCGACCGGACGCAGGCCGTGAACAAGACGAGACTGTTCACCTTTGCAGATGACGGGGCGGGCAATCCAACCGGAGATGTGCTGAGCCTCAATGCGGACAATCGGCTGATCGGCTGGCGCCAGGAATTCTGGGTTCAGGATCAGTGGAGCCCGAACGATCGGTGGACGTTCAACCTCGGCGTGCGAGGGGATGCCGTGCAGTATCTTCGAAACGAAGGGCAGATCAGCCCGCGGGTCGGGGTCACCTACAAGGCCGATCGGGCTAATGTGTTCCATGCCTTCTACGGACGGCAATTTACGCCGCCGAATCTCGAAGCCATTTCCTTTGCGAAGCTCAATACGGCCGGGACAAAGGCGGCGCCGGAAGATACGACGAATAATACGGTTCGAGCCGAACGGGCCCATTACTTCGAGGCCGGTAGCTACCATGCGCTCTCGCGTTGGGCGACGTTGGAATTGACCGGGTACTACAAGCTTGCTAATTTCCTGGCGGATGCGGGCCAGTTCGGCACCACGCCTTTGTTGAACTACTTTGCCTTCGAACGGGGCTGGACCAGAGGCATCGATGGAGCCTTGAAGCTTCAACTCATGGATAACGTAACAGCACGAGGGAACGTGGCTTGGGGGCAATGTAAAGGATATGGACTGCAGTCAGGGCACTTCCTGCTCGAAGCGACCGAGATTCAGGACATCAATTCAAAGGGCGGGATAAATTGCGATCACCAACAGACCCTGACGAGTTCGGCCGTGGTCGCCTATCGCTTCTTGGAGCGGACGACGCTCACAGGCCAGATGTTGTTTTCGTCGGGGTTGCGGGCATCGGAAGAAGGCGGCAAGACGAATTCCACCCATAGTCCCTCGTACACGACCTACAACATGTCCCTCACACACGTGATTTCGCTTCCCTGGGACGGGCAGAAGTTTCTCGTCGGGTTCGATGTCGTGAATTTGTTGGATCAAAAGTATTTCATCAATCAGGGAGAGGGGAACATCGGATTGGGCGTGTCTCACGCCGGGATGCCGAGGTCGTTCTTCTTCCGCGGCCAATGGTTCTTTTAA
- a CDS encoding phosphatase PAP2 family protein, protein MSWDESFFRAINGLAGQSAWVDHVALSLSNSSLLWVPGILLVCYWLWLSWREVLLGAPVLAATIGIADFLGARLKHLVARPRPCMSLLDIQHVEAACGKVFSFPSNHAINTAVAAAFLQVLYPRSGWVSWPLVGLVGLSRVYIGAHYVTDVVGGWVIGGLLGAGAAWLLLRYSRFRS, encoded by the coding sequence ATGAGCTGGGACGAATCGTTCTTTCGTGCCATCAATGGCCTCGCCGGTCAGTCGGCTTGGGTCGACCACGTTGCGCTCTCTCTTTCCAACTCAAGCCTGTTGTGGGTTCCCGGCATCCTGTTGGTCTGTTATTGGTTGTGGCTGTCCTGGCGCGAAGTACTGTTGGGTGCGCCGGTCCTGGCAGCGACGATTGGGATTGCCGATTTTCTCGGCGCCCGTCTGAAGCATCTGGTCGCGCGGCCGCGCCCCTGTATGTCGCTGCTGGACATTCAGCATGTGGAAGCCGCTTGCGGAAAAGTGTTCAGTTTTCCCTCGAATCACGCGATCAATACCGCAGTCGCCGCGGCGTTCCTGCAGGTTCTCTATCCCCGTTCAGGCTGGGTGAGTTGGCCGCTGGTCGGACTGGTTGGCCTCTCGCGAGTCTATATCGGGGCGCACTATGTCACGGATGTGGTGGGAGGCTGGGTGATAGGTGGATTATTGGGGGCCGGCGCTGCCTGGCTGCTTTTGCGTTACTCCCGTTTCCGTTCCTAG
- a CDS encoding GTP-binding protein: protein MSIPFYILCGSLGAGKTTLLMRLLEHWKSQGKRAGVLMNEAGEVSIDGPRAGTIAEQVMNLAGGCVCCDTKEDLSWGIAQLVRDYESDVIILECSGMADPAEVIDGVTDLYTARLAHLEKVIALLHPIPTDRESMGGFVTSQAIRCADELILNKKDLYVAGHWENFKAAIVTQNPYARVWETSHARVDPSALLEPITRRSPAPTVNVEFGVPRSAPTNKRASYHPIATTVRLPGPLNLVRFLSWMKALPPELERAKGFFRFAKGPELQEFQYAPPGNATIAPITLLDEPNHAIVLIGRGYDVESCQAKLLDCLEI, encoded by the coding sequence ATGTCTATCCCCTTCTATATCCTCTGCGGTTCACTCGGAGCAGGAAAAACCACGCTCTTGATGCGGCTCCTTGAACATTGGAAAAGTCAGGGCAAACGGGCCGGCGTCTTGATGAACGAAGCCGGCGAGGTGAGCATCGACGGCCCTCGTGCAGGCACCATTGCCGAACAAGTCATGAACCTCGCCGGCGGCTGTGTCTGCTGCGATACGAAGGAAGACTTGTCCTGGGGGATCGCCCAACTGGTGCGGGACTATGAATCGGATGTGATCATCCTCGAATGTTCCGGCATGGCCGATCCAGCCGAAGTCATCGATGGTGTCACCGACCTCTACACCGCGAGGCTCGCACATTTGGAAAAAGTCATCGCCCTCCTGCATCCCATCCCCACCGATCGGGAGAGTATGGGTGGATTCGTCACCTCCCAGGCGATCCGCTGCGCTGACGAACTGATCCTCAACAAAAAAGATCTCTATGTCGCCGGCCATTGGGAGAATTTCAAGGCCGCAATCGTCACGCAGAATCCCTACGCACGGGTCTGGGAAACCAGCCATGCCCGAGTCGACCCCTCAGCGCTGCTCGAACCGATCACGCGGAGGTCGCCGGCGCCGACAGTCAATGTGGAATTCGGCGTACCGCGATCAGCCCCGACGAACAAACGAGCCTCATACCATCCCATCGCCACGACGGTTCGACTGCCAGGCCCGTTGAATCTCGTCCGGTTCCTGAGTTGGATGAAGGCGCTGCCCCCGGAGCTTGAACGGGCGAAAGGCTTCTTCCGCTTTGCCAAGGGGCCTGAACTGCAAGAATTTCAATATGCCCCGCCAGGCAACGCCACCATTGCACCGATTACCCTGCTCGACGAACCGAACCATGCAATTGTGCTGATTGGACGAGGCTATGATGTGGAAAGCTGCCAAGCAAAATTATTGGACTGCTTGGAAATCTAG
- a CDS encoding cation diffusion facilitator family transporter, producing the protein MSSLVSFEHLRSRLYIALALNAVIITAEFIGGFLLDSVGLMSDAGHNLVDQGSLFLALYAHILTRQPASETRTFGYHRAGVIAAFLNSFILVLTAIGITLVALKRLLHPVSVDGGWIMGIAAISFVANLSIALLLQHGAKDDLNIRSAFWHMLGDAWVSLGVVLSGGAILLTGWTVLDPLISLLVVGAILHGAWPLFKESLDVLLESTPPTISASHVATTIESMPGVKNVHDLHIWAVEPRLIMLTCHVLTDGDDSTLTNTLLRSIHDRITADFGIKHMTIQVETHCCDPDDVHCDLTKLAAQHPELEALTHHH; encoded by the coding sequence ATGAGTTCTCTCGTCTCCTTCGAACACTTGCGGTCGCGTCTCTATATCGCGCTAGCGCTGAACGCCGTGATCATCACGGCTGAATTCATCGGCGGCTTCTTGCTCGACAGCGTCGGGCTCATGAGCGACGCGGGCCACAATCTCGTCGATCAGGGCTCGCTCTTTCTGGCGCTGTATGCCCACATTCTCACCAGGCAGCCGGCCAGCGAAACGCGCACGTTCGGCTATCACCGCGCCGGCGTGATTGCCGCATTTCTCAACTCGTTTATCCTCGTGCTGACGGCGATCGGCATTACCCTCGTAGCACTCAAGCGGTTACTGCATCCCGTCTCCGTCGATGGCGGGTGGATCATGGGCATTGCGGCCATAAGCTTTGTGGCCAATCTCAGCATCGCGTTGCTACTCCAGCATGGCGCGAAAGATGACCTGAACATCCGCAGCGCCTTTTGGCACATGCTGGGCGATGCCTGGGTCTCGCTCGGTGTCGTGCTGAGCGGCGGAGCAATTTTATTGACGGGCTGGACGGTGCTCGATCCGCTCATCAGTCTCCTCGTCGTCGGCGCCATTCTCCATGGGGCCTGGCCGCTGTTCAAAGAATCCCTCGACGTATTACTGGAATCCACGCCGCCCACGATCAGTGCGTCTCACGTCGCCACAACGATCGAGTCTATGCCCGGTGTGAAGAATGTGCATGATCTCCATATCTGGGCCGTAGAGCCCCGCCTCATCATGCTCACCTGCCATGTGCTGACCGACGGCGATGACTCCACCCTGACGAATACGCTCCTGCGATCGATCCACGACCGGATTACCGCCGATTTCGGGATCAAACACATGACGATTCAAGTGGAAACGCATTGCTGCGACCCCGACGACGTCCATTGCGACCTGACCAAACTCGCCGCGCAGCATCCTGAGCTCGAAGCCCTCACCCACCATCATTGA
- a CDS encoding methyltransferase domain-containing protein — MNKNLILVASLSVLLAGTAIAQDQHRRPDDIKQYLEHLDSTERDRDQKPAQIVEALRLKPGMAVADLGSGSGYFTRRFVEAVTETGMVYAVDVEPEMLAYAKESIVHMHVPYTAEFILARSDSPKLPFESVDLLFICNTIHHLDDRSKYFRDLASSLKPGGRISIIDFYPDERSGKLGFPKHHLVSRETIVKELTDAGYRLDREHSFLPRQYFLEFTAAQSVR, encoded by the coding sequence ATGAATAAGAACCTGATCCTCGTGGCCAGCCTCTCTGTGCTCCTTGCCGGGACAGCGATAGCCCAAGACCAGCACCGCCGCCCCGACGATATCAAACAATACCTGGAACACCTCGATAGTACCGAGCGCGATCGCGACCAGAAACCGGCCCAGATAGTAGAGGCGCTCAGGTTGAAACCCGGCATGGCGGTCGCCGATCTTGGCTCAGGGTCAGGGTACTTCACGCGCCGCTTCGTCGAAGCCGTGACCGAGACCGGAATGGTCTATGCCGTGGACGTCGAGCCGGAGATGCTGGCCTATGCGAAAGAAAGCATCGTGCATATGCACGTGCCCTATACAGCGGAGTTTATCCTGGCTCGATCGGACAGTCCGAAACTGCCGTTCGAATCCGTCGATCTCCTCTTCATCTGCAATACCATCCATCATCTTGACGACCGCTCCAAATACTTCCGCGACCTCGCATCGTCGCTCAAGCCGGGAGGCCGCATCAGCATTATCGATTTTTACCCCGATGAGCGATCAGGCAAGCTTGGGTTCCCCAAACATCATCTCGTCTCTCGTGAGACCATCGTCAAAGAACTGACCGACGCAGGATATCGGCTCGACCGGGAGCACAGCTTCCTGCCACGCCAATACTTTCTGGAGTTCACTGCCGCTCAATCAGTACGGTAG
- the metG gene encoding methionine--tRNA ligase produces the protein MSTPDHFYITTPIYYVNDVPHIGHAYTTVAADVLARYWRLRGRDVFFLTGLDEHGQKVQQAAAKAGIDPQAHCDKLAPQFQDLWKRLNISNDAFIRTTDAPHKSVVQRYLQDLFDKQLIYKADYTGWYCTFDERFWTEKDVESGLCPDCKRPVERISEHNYFFKMGQYQEQLIEHIKSHPDFIRPESRRNEVLGFLTTQKLGDLSISRPKSRLSWGIALPFDQDYVTYVWFDALVNYVSGLEYLPPTPSQDRYWPASVHLVGKDILTTHAVYWSTMLMALNLPLPETIFAHGWWTVDGEKMSKSRGNVVDPNKMIDAFGADAFRYFLFKEVPFGQDGDFSQSAMVTNINSDLANGIGNLLSRTLTMIERFAHGTIPTAGTPAISELEAKIATTATGLPERIDQGYRALAFRENLQAIWELIGLCDEYIDKAAPWKLAKNPEDQPRIDTVLNTTARALRLLSVLMYPYMPHTAGQLAQQLGLSFDFSKPIPHMAYQWETPLAEVNICKGPGLFPRIESKPQGVKPVSDVTTPQQPTAATPTPTTSAQPSPTPIASSPAPQAPAPVQITIDDFMKIQLKTAKVLSAERVPKSEKLLKLQVSLGEGAEQRQIVAGIGKKYEPEALIGKMIIIVANLKPAKLMGIESQGMVLAAGDSEVRGLATILEEVDPGTKVK, from the coding sequence ATGAGTACCCCCGATCACTTCTACATCACCACGCCAATCTATTACGTCAACGACGTGCCACATATCGGGCATGCCTACACCACCGTAGCGGCTGACGTCCTTGCTCGGTATTGGCGGCTGCGAGGACGGGACGTCTTCTTTCTCACCGGGCTCGATGAGCATGGACAAAAAGTTCAGCAGGCCGCAGCCAAGGCCGGCATCGACCCGCAGGCCCATTGCGATAAGTTGGCACCCCAGTTTCAGGACCTCTGGAAACGGCTGAATATCTCGAACGATGCCTTCATCCGAACGACCGATGCCCCACACAAGTCAGTCGTGCAACGATACCTTCAAGACCTCTTTGATAAGCAACTGATTTATAAGGCTGACTATACCGGATGGTACTGCACGTTTGACGAGCGGTTTTGGACTGAAAAGGATGTCGAGAGCGGCCTCTGCCCGGACTGCAAACGACCGGTCGAACGCATTAGCGAGCACAACTACTTTTTCAAGATGGGGCAATATCAGGAACAACTAATCGAGCACATCAAGTCACATCCAGACTTCATCCGTCCTGAGTCGCGCAGGAATGAAGTGCTGGGGTTTCTCACAACCCAGAAGCTCGGGGACCTCTCGATCTCGCGACCGAAGTCACGGCTCTCCTGGGGCATTGCGTTACCCTTCGACCAGGACTACGTCACCTATGTCTGGTTCGACGCCTTGGTCAATTATGTCTCCGGATTAGAATATCTGCCCCCGACTCCGTCTCAAGATCGATATTGGCCGGCATCCGTCCATTTAGTCGGGAAGGACATCCTCACCACCCATGCCGTCTATTGGTCCACGATGCTCATGGCGCTGAACCTCCCTCTACCGGAGACGATCTTTGCGCATGGCTGGTGGACGGTCGATGGCGAAAAGATGTCGAAGAGCCGCGGCAACGTCGTCGACCCCAATAAGATGATCGATGCATTCGGCGCCGACGCGTTCCGATACTTCTTATTTAAAGAGGTCCCGTTCGGACAGGATGGCGACTTTTCGCAATCGGCAATGGTGACCAACATCAACAGCGACCTGGCCAATGGAATCGGCAATCTGTTGAGCCGAACATTGACGATGATTGAACGGTTCGCCCACGGCACCATTCCTACGGCAGGAACGCCGGCCATTTCAGAACTTGAAGCCAAAATTGCCACCACAGCGACAGGCCTCCCTGAACGAATCGATCAGGGCTATCGCGCGCTCGCCTTTCGCGAAAACCTCCAGGCCATCTGGGAGCTCATCGGCCTCTGTGACGAATACATCGATAAGGCTGCCCCCTGGAAACTCGCAAAGAATCCTGAGGACCAACCACGCATCGACACCGTGCTGAATACGACCGCGAGAGCGCTACGGTTGCTCTCTGTACTCATGTATCCCTACATGCCCCACACGGCAGGACAACTCGCCCAGCAACTCGGCCTGTCATTCGACTTTTCAAAACCAATACCGCACATGGCCTATCAATGGGAAACGCCGCTTGCTGAGGTCAACATCTGCAAAGGCCCGGGCCTCTTTCCTCGCATCGAATCAAAACCACAAGGAGTCAAACCCGTGAGCGACGTAACCACTCCCCAACAACCGACAGCAGCAACCCCCACGCCAACCACTTCCGCACAGCCATCTCCGACGCCCATCGCCTCTAGCCCCGCACCACAGGCCCCCGCTCCGGTGCAGATCACCATCGATGACTTCATGAAAATTCAGCTCAAGACCGCGAAGGTCCTCAGTGCCGAGCGCGTCCCGAAATCAGAGAAGCTGCTCAAGCTACAAGTCAGTCTAGGAGAGGGCGCTGAGCAGCGGCAGATCGTCGCAGGCATCGGCAAGAAGTACGAGCCCGAAGCCCTGATCGGCAAAATGATCATCATCGTCGCCAACCTCAAGCCGGCAAAGCTCATGGGCATCGAATCGCAAGGCATGGTCCTGGCCGCAGGAGACAGCGAAGTCCGTGGCTTGGCCACCATCCTTGAGGAAGTTGACCCCGGCACCAAGGTGAAATGA